The Triticum aestivum cultivar Chinese Spring chromosome 7B, IWGSC CS RefSeq v2.1, whole genome shotgun sequence genome window below encodes:
- the LOC123161779 gene encoding UPF0047 protein YjbQ, producing MHAAATAPALAPPILLPLGPPTGAGSSARPRRAAVRCELAAASSAAPAAAPGSVAGPRWAQRTVVIPPQRRGCHIITHKIMHAIRSDLSEFKCGLAHLFLHHTSASLTLNENYDPDVQTDTETFLSRIVPEGPSAPWRHTIEGSDDMPAHIKSSMFGCALTIPITDGRLNMGTWQGIWLCEHRDYATPRTIVITLSGI from the exons ATGCACGCGGCAGCGACCGCCCCGGCGCTCGCGCCGCCCATCCTCCTCCCCCTCGGCCCACCCAccggcgccggctcctccgcccggccgcgccgcgccgccgtccggtgcgagctcgccgccgcctcctccgcggcACCCGCGGCCGCTCCCGGGTCCGTGGCTGGCCCCCGCTGGGCCCAGAGGACGGTCGTCATCCCGCCGCAGCGCCGCGGCTGCCACATCATCACCCACAAG ATCATGCACGCGATCAGGAGCGACCTCTCCGAGTTCAAGTGCGGCCTGGCGCATCTCTTCT TGCACCACACGAGCGCTTCACTCACTCTTAATGAGAACTACGACCCCGATGTCCAAACTGACACTGAAACATTCCTTAGTCGAATTGTCCCAGAG GGTCCATCTGCTCCATGGAGGCACACCATTGAAG GATCTGATGACATGCCAGCACATATCAAATCATCAATGTTTGGCTGTGCCTTGAC aATTCCTATCACTGACGGGCGTCTCAACATGGGAACTTGGCAG GGTATATGGCTCTGTGAACACCGTGATTACGCTACTCCTCGCACAATTGTGATTACACTCAGTGGGATATGA